The proteins below are encoded in one region of Rhizobium sp. 9140:
- a CDS encoding alpha/beta hydrolase — MTDTDYKHLIKKGATGVPLLVTLHGTGGDENQFFTFASQLRPDATILSPRGDVSEHGAARFFRRTGEGVYDMADLARGTQKLADFVRKTAETVGASEIFGLGFSNGANILANVLVEFPDLFDRAALLHPLIPFQPKPAPGLAGRRILVTAGERDPICPTPLTIALADYFTAQGATTQLAWHNGGHDIRENEIEAMRTLFA; from the coding sequence ATGACCGACACGGACTATAAGCACCTCATCAAAAAGGGCGCGACCGGCGTACCGCTTCTCGTGACGCTGCACGGCACGGGCGGAGACGAGAACCAGTTCTTCACCTTCGCCAGCCAGCTGCGTCCCGACGCAACCATCCTGTCGCCGCGCGGCGATGTCTCGGAACATGGGGCGGCCCGCTTCTTCCGCCGCACGGGCGAGGGTGTCTACGATATGGCCGATCTCGCACGCGGCACGCAGAAGCTTGCCGATTTTGTGCGAAAGACGGCCGAAACGGTCGGGGCCTCGGAGATCTTCGGCCTCGGCTTCTCCAACGGCGCCAACATTCTGGCGAACGTGCTGGTGGAGTTTCCCGACCTCTTCGACCGGGCCGCACTCCTGCATCCGCTGATCCCGTTTCAGCCGAAGCCCGCACCGGGTCTGGCCGGTCGCCGCATTCTCGTCACCGCTGGCGAGCGCGATCCCATCTGCCCGACCCCGCTGACCATCGCGTTGGCCGACTACTTCACGGCGCAGGGCGCAACGACGCAACTCGCATGGCACAATGGCGGCCACGATATCCGCGAGAACGAGATCGAGGCGATGCGCACGCTGTTTGCCTGA
- the ggt gene encoding gamma-glutamyltransferase, which yields MTLIRTPLVHLTLMIGLAVSPAQAASPQPVAGENGMVVTAQHLASDVGVEILKQGGNAVDAAVAVGYALAVVYPTAGNIGGGGFMTVRLADGRTSFLDFRERAPLAATKTMYLDDKGEITKGRSTDGYLAVGVPGSVAGFEAARTRFGTLSREALLAPAVKLAEQGFILDGGDVASLGNSLKKLGRDPAAAAIFLTPDGQAPKIGATLVQPDLARSLAAISKTGPDAFYKGAIADDIVKASTEKGGILTKEDFERYAVRELKPVTCTYRGYEIISSPPPSSGGVILCEILNILEGYPLGELGAGSAATAHVMIEAMRHAYVDRNSALGDPDFVKNPVEKLLYKAYAQEIRGKIDLKKAGVSAQLTPKGLGESHETTHYSIMDSADNAVSVTYTLNGSFGAGVVAPGTGILLNNEMDDSTSKPGAPNLYGLVQGEANAIAPGKTPLSSMSPTIVTKDGKPFMVIGSPGGARIITITLEAILNVIDHGMTLQEAIDAPRLHHQWMPDTVAIEPFALSADTLKVLQGMGHDVGPDKNWPAWGQAAGILVGGRTAAEAAEGSEGTRYYGAMDSRAASGAARGY from the coding sequence ATGACCCTCATCCGCACCCCTCTCGTGCATCTGACCCTCATGATCGGCCTTGCCGTATCCCCTGCACAGGCGGCCTCGCCGCAGCCGGTTGCGGGTGAAAACGGCATGGTCGTCACGGCCCAGCATCTGGCCTCGGATGTCGGCGTGGAGATCCTGAAGCAGGGCGGCAATGCGGTCGATGCCGCAGTGGCGGTTGGCTATGCGCTGGCCGTCGTCTATCCCACGGCCGGCAATATTGGCGGCGGCGGCTTCATGACGGTGCGCCTTGCCGATGGCCGCACCAGCTTTCTCGACTTTCGCGAGCGGGCACCGCTTGCCGCGACGAAGACGATGTATCTCGACGATAAGGGCGAGATCACCAAGGGCCGCAGCACCGACGGCTATCTCGCCGTCGGCGTGCCCGGATCGGTGGCCGGTTTCGAGGCCGCGCGCACCCGCTTCGGCACCCTGTCGCGCGAAGCGCTTCTGGCTCCCGCCGTCAAACTGGCAGAGCAGGGTTTCATTCTCGATGGTGGCGATGTCGCTTCGCTCGGCAACAGCCTGAAGAAGCTCGGTCGCGACCCGGCCGCCGCCGCGATCTTCCTGACCCCGGATGGCCAGGCGCCGAAGATCGGCGCGACGCTGGTCCAGCCGGACCTCGCGCGCAGTCTGGCTGCGATCTCCAAGACGGGGCCGGACGCGTTCTACAAGGGCGCGATCGCGGACGACATCGTCAAGGCGAGCACGGAGAAGGGCGGCATCCTGACGAAAGAGGACTTCGAGCGCTACGCGGTGCGCGAATTGAAACCTGTCACCTGCACCTATCGCGGCTACGAGATCATCTCCTCCCCGCCGCCAAGTTCCGGCGGCGTCATCCTCTGCGAGATTCTCAACATTCTCGAGGGCTATCCGCTCGGCGAGCTTGGCGCGGGCTCGGCGGCGACGGCGCATGTGATGATCGAGGCCATGCGCCATGCCTATGTCGACCGCAACTCGGCGCTCGGCGACCCCGACTTCGTGAAAAACCCGGTCGAGAAGCTGCTCTACAAGGCCTATGCTCAGGAAATCCGCGGCAAGATCGACCTTAAGAAGGCCGGCGTTTCCGCCCAGCTTACACCCAAAGGGCTCGGGGAGAGCCACGAGACCACGCATTACTCGATCATGGACAGCGCCGACAACGCGGTCTCGGTGACCTATACGCTCAACGGCTCCTTCGGCGCCGGCGTCGTGGCGCCCGGTACCGGCATCCTGCTCAACAACGAGATGGACGACTCCACCTCCAAACCCGGCGCACCGAACCTCTACGGGCTCGTTCAGGGCGAGGCCAACGCGATTGCGCCGGGCAAGACGCCGCTCTCCTCCATGAGCCCGACCATCGTGACCAAGGACGGCAAACCGTTCATGGTCATCGGCAGCCCCGGCGGCGCCCGCATCATCACCATCACGCTCGAAGCCATCCTCAACGTCATCGACCATGGCATGACGCTGCAGGAGGCGATCGATGCGCCGCGGCTTCATCATCAATGGATGCCGGACACGGTCGCGATCGAGCCCTTCGCTTTGTCCGCCGATACGTTAAAGGTGCTTCAGGGCATGGGGCATGATGTCGGCCCGGACAAGAACTGGCCCGCCTGGGGCCAGGCTGCCGGCATCCTCGTCGGCGGCAGGACGGCGGCGGAGGCGGCGGAAGGTTCTGAAGGCACTCGCTACTACGGCGCTATGGACAGCCGCGCCGCATCGGGCGCGGCGCGGGGATATTGA
- a CDS encoding D-apionate lactonase, which produces MTDTALAFRLTGTVRTEPDSRVLAAGGLSAELSGGALRNIRFDGVEVLRAVSFLVRDRDWGTCDPDIEDLVVNQRADGFTVTYRALCHGPHETRLGIHARIEGDAQGRLGFSGTASSGTGFETNRCGFCVLHPIVGVAGTPVRVEHVDGTIEATVLPDLIEPWQPFKEMRAITHHALPGVSVECRMEGDTFEMEDQRNWSDASYKTYVRPLALPWPYRIEAGVDVVQKITLQIVDERPRRTGSPFALSAGPARLTPGQGPAKPLPPIGLIVTPEEAAATRAMLMAGLDPKAQALLFHVDPLAGHDDSVFDAFVALTAQHPGLSTLEIALPCGEPFADELRAMAAAMDRAGFAPDAVMVSPAVDRQSTPPGSAWPACPPLEDIYTAARTVFPSQMLGGGMLSYFTELNRKRVPAATLDFISHCTNPIVHAADDRSVMQTLEALPFITRSVRAIYGDRRYRIGPSTIPMRQNPYGSRTMDNPDGSRIPMANRDPRQNGLFAAAYAIGYAISVAPAGLDQLTLSALTGSFGLIAGANEPVPEGGRRPLFHAVAMLAGLAGAEATTIASNRPDAVLAMCAHRRDDRTILAVNLTPLPQTLDLSALGIASDASAFRLDAETMIDAAVGPLKGEQLGTGDVRLGAYGVLRIDG; this is translated from the coding sequence ATGACGGACACCGCGCTCGCCTTTCGCCTGACCGGCACCGTTCGCACTGAGCCGGATTCCCGTGTGCTCGCGGCTGGAGGACTTTCGGCAGAGCTTTCCGGCGGCGCGCTGCGCAACATCCGCTTTGACGGGGTGGAGGTGCTTCGCGCCGTGTCGTTTCTCGTGCGCGATCGTGACTGGGGCACCTGTGATCCCGACATCGAGGACCTCGTGGTGAACCAGCGCGCGGACGGTTTCACCGTCACCTACCGCGCGCTATGCCATGGCCCGCATGAGACACGGCTCGGCATCCACGCCCGTATCGAAGGTGACGCTCAAGGTCGGCTCGGCTTTTCCGGCACGGCATCATCCGGGACGGGGTTCGAGACCAATCGCTGCGGCTTCTGCGTCCTCCACCCGATCGTCGGCGTGGCGGGAACGCCGGTGCGCGTTGAGCATGTCGACGGGACCATCGAGGCCACCGTCCTGCCGGACCTCATCGAACCCTGGCAACCCTTCAAGGAGATGCGCGCCATCACGCATCACGCTCTGCCGGGCGTCAGCGTCGAATGCCGGATGGAGGGCGACACGTTCGAGATGGAGGACCAGCGCAACTGGTCGGATGCCTCCTACAAGACCTATGTCCGCCCGCTCGCTTTGCCCTGGCCTTACCGGATCGAGGCGGGCGTCGATGTCGTGCAGAAGATCACGTTGCAGATCGTGGACGAGCGACCGCGCCGTACGGGTTCCCCCTTCGCGCTCTCGGCCGGCCCTGCGCGGCTGACGCCGGGGCAAGGCCCTGCAAAGCCGCTGCCGCCCATCGGGCTCATCGTCACCCCCGAAGAAGCCGCGGCAACCCGGGCGATGCTGATGGCCGGCCTCGACCCAAAGGCGCAGGCCCTGCTTTTCCACGTCGATCCGCTCGCGGGTCATGACGACAGCGTATTCGATGCCTTCGTGGCTCTCACGGCTCAACACCCGGGTTTGTCCACGCTGGAGATCGCGCTGCCGTGCGGGGAGCCTTTTGCTGATGAACTCCGCGCGATGGCTGCGGCGATGGACAGAGCAGGTTTCGCGCCGGATGCCGTCATGGTGTCCCCCGCCGTCGACCGGCAATCGACGCCGCCGGGCAGCGCCTGGCCGGCGTGTCCACCGCTCGAAGATATTTATACCGCTGCGCGCACGGTGTTCCCGTCGCAGATGCTCGGCGGCGGCATGCTCAGCTACTTCACCGAGCTGAACCGTAAGCGCGTACCGGCGGCAACACTCGATTTCATCAGTCATTGTACCAACCCGATCGTGCATGCCGCGGACGACCGCAGCGTCATGCAGACGCTGGAGGCGCTGCCGTTCATTACCCGCTCGGTGCGCGCGATCTATGGCGACCGGCGCTACCGCATTGGCCCGTCCACCATCCCCATGCGCCAGAACCCCTATGGCAGCCGGACGATGGACAATCCGGATGGCAGCCGGATTCCGATGGCGAACCGGGACCCGCGCCAGAACGGCCTTTTCGCCGCCGCCTACGCCATCGGCTATGCCATCTCGGTCGCACCGGCCGGGCTCGATCAGCTAACGCTTTCGGCTCTCACAGGCTCGTTCGGCCTGATCGCCGGCGCAAACGAACCCGTTCCCGAAGGCGGGCGGCGACCACTGTTTCATGCCGTCGCCATGCTCGCGGGTCTTGCCGGCGCGGAGGCCACCACCATTGCATCCAACCGGCCGGATGCGGTTCTCGCAATGTGCGCGCACAGAAGGGATGACCGGACGATCCTTGCCGTCAACCTGACGCCGCTGCCGCAGACACTCGATCTGTCCGCGCTCGGCATCGCTTCGGATGCATCGGCCTTTCGGCTGGATGCGGAGACGATGATCGATGCTGCGGTCGGTCCGCTGAAAGGCGAACAGCTCGGCACCGGGGACGTTCGGCTCGGCGCTTATGGCGTGCTGCGGATCGACGGCTAA
- a CDS encoding VOC family protein has protein sequence MIDQIKGLHHVTSMAANARVNNAFFTDVLGLRRIKKTVNFDAPDVYHLYYGDEIGTPGTVMTYFPFPHIARGRSGTGEVGTTVFSVPQGSLPYWADRLTKKGVTGVTPSETFGEKRLSFNGPDGDGFALVETSDDPRTPWTAGGISADHAIRGFHSVALRLRDAGATSELLGFMGYDTLETRDGVTRLLVPGAQAAGVIDIETLPDAPGSRQGAGSVHHVAFAVDNRAAQLEVRKALMDTGYQVTPVIDRDYFWAIYFRTPGGVLFEIATNEPGFERDEERAHLGEALKLPQQHKHLRPILEQQLEKLD, from the coding sequence ATGATCGACCAAATCAAGGGCCTCCATCACGTCACGTCGATGGCAGCAAACGCCCGCGTCAACAACGCGTTCTTCACGGATGTTCTCGGCCTCCGCCGCATCAAGAAGACCGTCAACTTCGACGCGCCCGACGTCTACCACCTCTATTACGGCGACGAGATCGGCACGCCCGGCACCGTCATGACCTATTTCCCGTTTCCCCACATAGCGCGGGGACGTTCGGGTACCGGTGAAGTAGGTACAACCGTTTTCTCCGTGCCGCAGGGCTCTCTCCCCTACTGGGCCGATCGCCTGACGAAGAAGGGTGTGACCGGCGTGACGCCGAGCGAGACCTTCGGCGAGAAGCGCCTCTCCTTCAACGGGCCGGATGGCGATGGTTTCGCGCTGGTGGAGACGTCCGACGATCCGCGTACGCCGTGGACGGCAGGCGGCATCAGCGCGGATCATGCCATTCGCGGCTTCCACTCCGTCGCCCTGCGGCTGCGGGATGCCGGTGCAACCTCGGAACTGCTCGGCTTCATGGGCTACGACACGTTGGAAACGCGCGACGGCGTCACACGTCTTCTCGTACCCGGCGCGCAGGCAGCAGGCGTCATCGACATCGAGACCCTGCCGGATGCACCCGGTAGCCGCCAGGGCGCAGGCTCCGTCCACCATGTGGCCTTCGCCGTCGATAACCGGGCGGCCCAGCTGGAGGTGCGCAAGGCGCTGATGGATACGGGCTATCAGGTCACCCCGGTCATCGACCGCGATTACTTCTGGGCGATCTACTTCCGCACGCCCGGCGGCGTCCTTTTCGAAATCGCCACCAACGAGCCGGGCTTTGAGCGCGACGAGGAACGGGCGCATCTGGGCGAGGCACTCAAGCTGCCGCAGCAGCACAAGCATTTGCGGCCGATCCTGGAGCAGCAGCTGGAAAAGCTCGACTGA
- a CDS encoding four-carbon acid sugar kinase family protein: protein MADMAAPLLLSYYGDDFTGSTDVMEALASHGVETVLFLRIPDDALLQRFAHCRAIGLAGTSRSETPAWMDEHLTPVFQWLKGLEATVSHYKVCSTFDSAPAVGNIGRAIEIGLDVFGQSLAPLVVGAPQLKRYTAFGHLFAGYHGEVYRIDRHPVMSRHPVTPMNEADLTQHLGHQTSLPVALVDLTILTDAQVDARAATLAGDGILMLDVEGPETQKAAGAQLLRLANHGSRFMAGSSGVEYALLHAWRAAGLVKGARDFPSPGKADRIAVVSGSVSPTTERQIRQATGADGFDGVPLDPLALLGEDGERVIEHAIRNAQTSLAAGRSVILHTALGPQADRGGEIDRVAGSRHRLGQMLGRILLHLIETQGLGRAVIAGGDTSSHALGALKVDALTTLLPLPETPGSPLCTAHGLHAPTNGLQIALKGGQVGRDGYFAQIRDGRATSAG, encoded by the coding sequence ATGGCTGACATGGCGGCACCCCTGCTTCTGAGCTATTACGGCGACGATTTTACCGGCTCGACGGACGTCATGGAGGCGCTGGCCTCCCATGGCGTGGAAACCGTGCTCTTCCTGCGCATTCCCGACGACGCGCTGTTGCAGCGCTTTGCCCATTGCCGCGCCATCGGCCTTGCCGGCACCAGCCGCAGCGAAACCCCGGCTTGGATGGATGAACACCTGACGCCGGTCTTCCAATGGCTGAAAGGGCTGGAGGCGACCGTCTCTCACTATAAGGTTTGCTCGACCTTCGATTCGGCCCCTGCGGTCGGCAATATCGGCCGGGCGATCGAGATCGGGCTCGATGTCTTCGGGCAGAGCCTCGCACCCCTTGTCGTCGGGGCGCCGCAACTCAAGCGCTACACCGCCTTCGGCCATTTGTTCGCCGGCTATCACGGTGAGGTCTATCGGATCGACCGCCATCCGGTCATGAGCCGGCATCCGGTGACGCCGATGAACGAGGCCGATCTCACGCAGCATCTCGGGCACCAGACAAGCCTGCCGGTTGCGCTGGTCGATCTTACCATACTCACGGATGCGCAAGTCGATGCGCGCGCCGCAACGCTTGCCGGCGACGGCATTCTGATGCTGGACGTGGAGGGACCGGAGACACAGAAGGCGGCAGGCGCGCAACTTCTGCGGCTTGCCAACCACGGTTCGCGGTTCATGGCGGGATCGTCGGGCGTCGAATATGCGCTCCTCCACGCTTGGCGCGCCGCAGGACTGGTCAAGGGCGCACGCGACTTTCCGTCCCCCGGCAAGGCAGACCGGATCGCGGTCGTCTCTGGCAGCGTCTCGCCGACCACGGAGCGGCAGATCCGGCAGGCAACAGGCGCCGACGGCTTCGACGGCGTGCCACTTGATCCTCTCGCTCTTCTCGGGGAGGACGGCGAACGTGTCATCGAGCACGCAATCCGGAATGCGCAGACGAGCCTTGCAGCCGGCCGCAGCGTCATCCTTCACACGGCCCTCGGTCCGCAGGCCGATCGTGGCGGCGAGATCGACCGGGTGGCCGGCAGCCGGCATCGTTTGGGTCAGATGCTTGGCCGGATTCTCCTGCACCTCATCGAAACGCAAGGTCTTGGCCGGGCCGTCATCGCAGGCGGCGACACGTCAAGCCATGCGCTCGGCGCCCTGAAGGTCGATGCCCTCACAACCCTGCTGCCGCTGCCGGAAACGCCGGGATCGCCACTCTGCACCGCTCACGGCCTGCATGCACCGACCAATGGACTGCAGATTGCGTTGAAGGGCGGACAGGTAGGACGCGACGGCTACTTCGCCCAAATCCGCGACGGGCGCGCGACTTCGGCTGGTTGA
- a CDS encoding Gfo/Idh/MocA family protein: MPSFRGALIGCGFFAVNQMHAWQDVQGAEIIAICDRDPERLRIVGDQFAIARRYSDAAQMMADGGFDFVDIATTVNSHRALVEMAASHRLPVICQKPFAPTLADAKAMVAACDAAGVPLMIHENFRWQTPVQAVRKALDAAQIGTPFWGRFSFRSGYDVFSGQPYLAEGARFIIEDLGIHTLDIARYILGDVTTLTARTKRVNPAIKGEDVATILLDHENGATSVVDVSYATKVAVEPFPETLIELDGTEGSLRLMQGYRLEITNASGTEIRDVSPALLPWASRPWHNIQESVLAIQQHWTEKLASGAETSTSGADNLKTFALVEAAYESAATLQPVAIGPLIA, from the coding sequence ATGCCGAGTTTTCGAGGAGCGCTGATCGGTTGCGGCTTCTTTGCCGTCAACCAGATGCATGCCTGGCAGGATGTGCAGGGCGCCGAGATCATCGCCATTTGCGACCGCGACCCGGAGCGCCTGCGAATCGTCGGCGATCAGTTCGCGATCGCGCGCCGCTATAGCGACGCCGCGCAGATGATGGCGGATGGCGGCTTCGATTTCGTTGACATCGCCACCACGGTCAACAGCCACCGCGCGCTGGTGGAGATGGCGGCTTCGCACCGTCTGCCGGTCATCTGCCAGAAGCCGTTTGCGCCGACGCTCGCCGATGCCAAAGCCATGGTCGCCGCATGCGATGCGGCGGGCGTTCCCCTGATGATTCACGAGAATTTTCGCTGGCAAACGCCGGTCCAGGCGGTGCGGAAGGCGCTGGATGCTGCGCAGATCGGCACGCCGTTCTGGGGTCGCTTCTCGTTCCGCTCCGGCTACGACGTGTTCTCGGGCCAGCCCTATCTGGCCGAAGGCGCGCGCTTCATCATTGAGGATCTGGGTATCCACACGCTCGACATCGCCCGCTACATTCTGGGCGACGTCACGACGCTGACTGCCCGCACCAAGCGCGTCAATCCTGCGATCAAGGGCGAGGATGTCGCGACGATCCTGCTCGATCACGAGAACGGCGCGACTTCGGTCGTGGATGTCAGCTATGCGACGAAGGTTGCCGTCGAGCCCTTCCCCGAGACGCTGATCGAACTGGACGGGACCGAAGGCTCGCTGCGGCTGATGCAAGGGTACCGGCTGGAGATCACCAATGCGTCCGGCACGGAGATCCGCGATGTGTCACCGGCTCTCCTCCCCTGGGCATCCCGCCCGTGGCACAATATCCAGGAAAGCGTTCTTGCCATCCAGCAGCACTGGACGGAGAAACTGGCAAGCGGCGCGGAAACATCGACCTCCGGCGCCGACAATCTGAAGACCTTTGCACTGGTGGAGGCGGCTTATGAAAGTGCCGCAACGCTGCAGCCCGTCGCCATCGGACCGCTGATCGCATGA
- the oiaX gene encoding 3-oxo-isoapionate-4-phosphate decarboxylase OiaX has product MITVTYRIETTGSVEAMAAKIASDQSTGTFVPVPGETEELKARVAARVIAIRPLEPAKTPSWPEVPSDHGTIHRADVDIAFPLDAVGTDLSALMTIAIGGIFSIKGMTGLRVVDLKLPPEYGAAYPGPQFGLPGSRRLTGVEGRPIIGTIVKPALGLRPMETAELVGELIGSGVDFIKDDEKLMSPAYSPLKERVAAIMPLILDHEQKTGKKIMYAFGISHTDPDEMMRNHDMVLGAGGNCAVVNINSIGMGGMAFLRKRSGLVLHAHRNGWDVLTRHPGIGFDFKVWQQFWRLLGVDQFQINGIGVKYWEPDESFVESFKAVSTPLFSPADCPLPVAGSGQWGGQAPETYRRTGRTTDLLYLCGGGIVSHPGGPAAGVHAVQQAWEAAVADIPLETYALDHPELAASLKTFGGKDG; this is encoded by the coding sequence ATGATCACGGTGACCTATCGCATCGAGACGACGGGAAGCGTCGAGGCCATGGCTGCCAAAATCGCCAGCGACCAGTCGACGGGGACCTTCGTGCCGGTGCCGGGTGAAACGGAAGAACTGAAGGCCCGGGTTGCCGCCCGGGTGATCGCGATCCGGCCGCTTGAGCCCGCCAAGACGCCGAGCTGGCCGGAGGTGCCATCGGATCACGGAACCATTCACCGGGCCGATGTGGACATCGCCTTTCCGCTCGACGCCGTGGGCACGGACCTCTCGGCGCTGATGACGATCGCCATCGGCGGCATCTTCTCCATCAAAGGCATGACAGGGCTTCGCGTCGTGGACCTCAAGCTGCCGCCGGAATATGGTGCCGCCTATCCCGGCCCCCAGTTCGGCCTGCCGGGCAGCCGGCGGCTGACGGGCGTCGAGGGCCGGCCGATCATCGGTACCATCGTCAAGCCGGCGCTCGGGCTTCGACCCATGGAAACGGCGGAACTGGTCGGCGAACTGATCGGCTCGGGCGTCGATTTCATCAAGGACGACGAGAAGCTGATGAGCCCGGCCTATTCGCCGCTCAAGGAGCGTGTCGCGGCCATCATGCCTCTGATCCTCGACCATGAGCAGAAGACCGGCAAGAAAATCATGTACGCCTTCGGTATCTCGCATACGGACCCCGACGAGATGATGCGCAACCACGATATGGTGCTCGGCGCCGGCGGCAATTGCGCCGTCGTCAACATCAACTCGATCGGCATGGGCGGCATGGCCTTCCTGCGCAAGCGCTCCGGCCTCGTGCTGCATGCGCACCGCAACGGCTGGGACGTCCTCACGCGGCATCCCGGCATCGGCTTCGACTTCAAGGTCTGGCAGCAGTTCTGGCGGCTGCTCGGCGTCGATCAGTTTCAGATCAACGGCATCGGCGTGAAATACTGGGAGCCGGACGAGAGCTTCGTCGAATCCTTCAAGGCCGTATCCACGCCGCTCTTTTCGCCTGCGGATTGCCCGCTTCCGGTTGCCGGGTCCGGGCAATGGGGCGGGCAGGCGCCGGAAACCTATCGTCGCACCGGCCGCACGACCGATCTTCTCTACCTCTGCGGCGGCGGCATCGTCAGCCATCCCGGGGGACCGGCCGCGGGCGTGCATGCCGTGCAACAGGCCTGGGAGGCCGCCGTTGCCGACATCCCGCTCGAAACCTATGCTCTCGACCATCCCGAGCTTGCCGCATCCCTGAAGACCTTCGGCGGGAAGGATGGCTGA
- a CDS encoding transcriptional regulator NanR encodes MSQPTETITRRKLSDEVFSRLQAMITSGELNPGDEMPSERELMERFGVGRPAIREAMQALANMGLVVISHGERARVLELTARSILRQVDTTAQMMLAKSSDTLEHLKSARIFFERGMAREAAVKATEADIADLNAILGRQAAALDDAAAFIAADMEFHSRIARISGNPIYIAVSEAMLAWLRGYHTHMLIWTGKETVTLSEHQSIIDCIVARDADATEQAMLRHLERSRALYASKDS; translated from the coding sequence ATGAGCCAGCCGACCGAAACCATCACGCGCCGAAAACTGTCCGACGAGGTCTTTTCCCGCTTGCAGGCGATGATCACGTCCGGCGAACTGAACCCAGGCGACGAAATGCCCTCCGAACGGGAGCTGATGGAGCGCTTCGGCGTCGGGCGGCCGGCGATCCGCGAGGCGATGCAGGCACTGGCCAATATGGGCCTCGTCGTCATCTCGCATGGGGAACGCGCCCGGGTGTTGGAGCTTACAGCCCGGTCGATCCTGCGTCAGGTGGATACGACCGCCCAGATGATGCTCGCGAAATCCTCCGACACGCTGGAGCACCTGAAGAGCGCGCGCATTTTCTTCGAGCGGGGCATGGCGCGGGAAGCCGCAGTGAAGGCCACCGAAGCCGATATTGCAGACCTCAACGCGATCCTCGGTCGGCAGGCGGCGGCACTGGACGATGCCGCCGCCTTCATCGCGGCCGACATGGAGTTTCACAGCCGTATCGCCCGCATCTCCGGTAATCCCATCTATATCGCCGTCAGCGAAGCCATGCTCGCCTGGTTGCGCGGCTACCACACGCATATGCTGATCTGGACCGGCAAGGAAACCGTGACGCTCTCCGAGCACCAATCCATCATCGACTGCATCGTCGCCCGAGACGCCGATGCAACGGAGCAGGCCATGCTGCGCCACCTCGAACGCTCCCGCGCGCTCTATGCGTCGAAGGACTCTTAA
- a CDS encoding adenylate/guanylate cyclase domain-containing protein, with amino-acid sequence MDSGEMARISAWLTTQGLKGSDEMEIMRGFCEHLREAGLPLDRGLALIDTLHPVYEGRAFQWDSREPGKGMFEYGPTNEGVSEENWKRSPFYHLRETNGNELRRRIGFGDPTDFYALDTLLADGHRDYIAMIHRFSPDAHIGDMDCFYSHWTTVDEGGFSDKGVDALRSLVPVLALAIKAGSLSRVTRTIAEVYLGEDAASHVLEGRITRGKAERISAVLWFSDLQNYTRITESLAPDEIIPFLNDYADAVITSIHEAGGNVLKLIGDGTLAIFKAEEREDACRRALDAERRLRGKLADLNARRAMEGRPTTEVYLGLHIGDVFYGNIGSADRLDFTVIGPAVNEVSRIASLCRFVDRTVVMSSPFVAAAPPPGDREVVSIGRYALRGVKLAQELFTLMPMPDADA; translated from the coding sequence ATGGACTCAGGCGAAATGGCACGCATCTCCGCATGGCTGACGACGCAGGGTCTCAAGGGCTCCGACGAGATGGAGATCATGCGCGGCTTCTGCGAGCACCTGCGCGAGGCCGGGCTGCCGCTTGACAGGGGGCTCGCGCTCATCGACACCCTCCACCCGGTCTATGAAGGGCGTGCCTTTCAGTGGGACAGCCGTGAGCCGGGCAAGGGTATGTTCGAATACGGCCCGACGAACGAAGGCGTCTCCGAGGAAAACTGGAAGCGCTCGCCGTTCTACCACCTGCGCGAAACCAACGGCAACGAGCTGCGCCGCCGGATCGGCTTCGGCGATCCCACCGATTTCTATGCGCTGGACACGCTGCTGGCGGACGGTCATCGCGACTATATCGCCATGATCCACCGCTTCTCGCCGGACGCCCATATCGGCGATATGGACTGTTTCTATTCGCACTGGACGACGGTCGACGAGGGTGGTTTTTCGGATAAGGGGGTCGATGCGCTGCGCTCGCTGGTGCCCGTCCTCGCCCTTGCCATCAAGGCAGGATCGCTGAGCCGCGTCACGCGGACGATTGCCGAAGTCTATCTCGGCGAAGACGCCGCAAGTCACGTGCTGGAAGGCCGCATCACCCGGGGCAAGGCCGAGCGGATTTCGGCGGTGCTCTGGTTTTCCGACCTGCAGAACTACACCCGCATCACCGAAAGCCTCGCCCCGGACGAGATTATTCCGTTCCTCAACGATTACGCCGATGCGGTCATCACCTCCATCCACGAGGCCGGGGGTAATGTGCTGAAACTGATCGGCGACGGCACGCTCGCGATCTTCAAGGCGGAGGAGCGGGAGGACGCCTGTCGTCGGGCGCTGGACGCCGAACGGCGCCTGCGGGGCAAGCTCGCCGATCTCAACGCACGCCGTGCCATGGAAGGCCGCCCGACAACGGAAGTCTATCTCGGCTTGCATATCGGGGACGTCTTCTACGGCAATATCGGCAGCGCCGACCGCCTCGATTTCACGGTCATCGGACCCGCCGTCAACGAGGTCAGCCGCATCGCCTCGCTTTGCCGTTTCGTCGATCGCACGGTCGTCATGTCCTCGCCCTTTGTGGCCGCGGCACCGCCGCCGGGCGACAGGGAGGTGGTCTCCATCGGCCGATACGCGTTGCGGGGCGTGAAGCTGGCGCAGGAACTCTTCACGCTCATGCCGATGCCGGACGCAGACGCGTGA